From Struthio camelus isolate bStrCam1 chromosome 7, bStrCam1.hap1, whole genome shotgun sequence, a single genomic window includes:
- the DENND10 gene encoding DENN domain-containing protein 10 isoform X2 produces the protein MAEPETQLLLGVGLVEKDTNGDALWVWCYPSVTAELRNLLLRKCCLTDENKLLHAFVFGQYKRSWFYIATVEVQDSPALKKVTHFSIVLTAKDFNPEKYAAFTRILCRIYMKHGTPVKMMESYIAVLTKGICQSEENGSFLSKDFDARKAYLAGSIKDIVSQFGMETVILYTALMLKKRIVVYHPRIEAIQEFTRTLPALVWHRQDWSILHSYVHLNEDEIEALKACTGYIAGFTDSEVSSRQDLYDVYVNLADSEITISPGVKEAMTMGKLHKEIGQLIVQSAEDPDKSESQVIKDISLKTKEILTTLASLTEVSDGNEKPTLNSEALKQKRFPPATENFLVHLAAAEQMLKI, from the exons ATGGCAGAGCCGGAGacgcagctgctgctgggcgtgGGGCTGGTCG AAAAAGACACCAATGGAGATGCTTTGTGGGTTTGGTGTTATCCGTCCGTAACAGCTGAACTGAGGAATCTATTGCTGAGAAAATGCTGCCTTACAGATGAGAATAAATTGCTTCATGCCTTTGTGTTTGGCCAGTATAAGAGATCATGGTTCTACATCGCAACTGTGGAAGTTCAAGATTCTCCAGCCTTGAAAAAG GTGACCCACTTCTCTATTGTTCTGACGGCCAAAGACTTCAACCCTGAGAAATATGCAGCCTTTACTAGGATACTGTGTAG AATCTACATGAAGCATGGGACCCCAGTTAAAATGATGGAGAGTTACATTGCAGTTCTTACAAAGGGGATCTGCCAAAGTGAAGAAAATGGATCTTTCCTCAGCAAAGATTTTGATGCTCGGAAGGCTTACCTTGCTGGTTCCATCAAAG ATATAGTATCTCAGTTTGGAATGGAAACAGTTATCCTTTATacagcactgatgttaaagaAAAGAATTGTAGTATACCATCCTAGAATAGAAGCTATCCAGGAGTTTACCAG GACTCTGCCTGCTTTAGTGTGGCATCGACAAGACTGGTCAATTCTTCATTCATATGTACATCTAAATGAGGATGAAATAGAAGCCTTAAAAGCCTGCACAG GTTACATTGCTGGATTTACAGATTCTGAAGTGAGCAGTAGACAAGACCTCTATGATGTGTATGTGAATTTGGCAGACAGCGAGATCACTATTTCCCCTGGAGTGAAAG AGGCAATGACAATGGGGAAACTTCACAAAGAAATAGGACAACTAATTGTTCAATCTGCAGAAGACCCAGATAAATCGGAAAGCCAAGTCATTaag GATATTTCACTGAAGACTAAAGAAATCTTGACTACTTTAGCATCACTCACAGAAGTTTCTGATGGCAATGAAAAACCAACCCTTAACTCTGAGGCCCTGAAACAAAAACGATTTCCTCCAGCTACAGAAAACTTCCTTGTTCATTTAGCAGCTGCTGAACAAATGcttaaaatctga
- the DENND10 gene encoding DENN domain-containing protein 10 isoform X3, whose protein sequence is MKHGTPVKMMESYIAVLTKGICQSEENGSFLSKDFDARKAYLAGSIKDIVSQFGMETVILYTALMLKKRIVVYHPRIEAIQEFTRTLPALVWHRQDWSILHSYVHLNEDEIEALKACTGYIAGFTDSEVSSRQDLYDVYVNLADSEITISPGVKEAMTMGKLHKEIGQLIVQSAEDPDKSESQVIKDISLKTKEILTTLASLTEVSDGNEKPTLNSEALKQKRFPPATENFLVHLAAAEQMLKI, encoded by the exons ATGAAGCATGGGACCCCAGTTAAAATGATGGAGAGTTACATTGCAGTTCTTACAAAGGGGATCTGCCAAAGTGAAGAAAATGGATCTTTCCTCAGCAAAGATTTTGATGCTCGGAAGGCTTACCTTGCTGGTTCCATCAAAG ATATAGTATCTCAGTTTGGAATGGAAACAGTTATCCTTTATacagcactgatgttaaagaAAAGAATTGTAGTATACCATCCTAGAATAGAAGCTATCCAGGAGTTTACCAG GACTCTGCCTGCTTTAGTGTGGCATCGACAAGACTGGTCAATTCTTCATTCATATGTACATCTAAATGAGGATGAAATAGAAGCCTTAAAAGCCTGCACAG GTTACATTGCTGGATTTACAGATTCTGAAGTGAGCAGTAGACAAGACCTCTATGATGTGTATGTGAATTTGGCAGACAGCGAGATCACTATTTCCCCTGGAGTGAAAG AGGCAATGACAATGGGGAAACTTCACAAAGAAATAGGACAACTAATTGTTCAATCTGCAGAAGACCCAGATAAATCGGAAAGCCAAGTCATTaag GATATTTCACTGAAGACTAAAGAAATCTTGACTACTTTAGCATCACTCACAGAAGTTTCTGATGGCAATGAAAAACCAACCCTTAACTCTGAGGCCCTGAAACAAAAACGATTTCCTCCAGCTACAGAAAACTTCCTTGTTCATTTAGCAGCTGCTGAACAAATGcttaaaatctga
- the DENND10 gene encoding DENN domain-containing protein 10 isoform X1, whose amino-acid sequence MPAVTAAARRGGRDRQQGRRSREKRSRWRSSGEHLSTVEKDTNGDALWVWCYPSVTAELRNLLLRKCCLTDENKLLHAFVFGQYKRSWFYIATVEVQDSPALKKVTHFSIVLTAKDFNPEKYAAFTRILCRIYMKHGTPVKMMESYIAVLTKGICQSEENGSFLSKDFDARKAYLAGSIKDIVSQFGMETVILYTALMLKKRIVVYHPRIEAIQEFTRTLPALVWHRQDWSILHSYVHLNEDEIEALKACTGYIAGFTDSEVSSRQDLYDVYVNLADSEITISPGVKEAMTMGKLHKEIGQLIVQSAEDPDKSESQVIKDISLKTKEILTTLASLTEVSDGNEKPTLNSEALKQKRFPPATENFLVHLAAAEQMLKI is encoded by the exons ATGCCAGCCGTCACAGCTGCAGCCCGGAGGGGCGGCAGGGACAGGCAGCAGGGCcggagaagcagagagaaaaggagccgGTGGCGCTCGTCGGG TGAACATCTTTCCACCGTAGAAAAAGACACCAATGGAGATGCTTTGTGGGTTTGGTGTTATCCGTCCGTAACAGCTGAACTGAGGAATCTATTGCTGAGAAAATGCTGCCTTACAGATGAGAATAAATTGCTTCATGCCTTTGTGTTTGGCCAGTATAAGAGATCATGGTTCTACATCGCAACTGTGGAAGTTCAAGATTCTCCAGCCTTGAAAAAG GTGACCCACTTCTCTATTGTTCTGACGGCCAAAGACTTCAACCCTGAGAAATATGCAGCCTTTACTAGGATACTGTGTAG AATCTACATGAAGCATGGGACCCCAGTTAAAATGATGGAGAGTTACATTGCAGTTCTTACAAAGGGGATCTGCCAAAGTGAAGAAAATGGATCTTTCCTCAGCAAAGATTTTGATGCTCGGAAGGCTTACCTTGCTGGTTCCATCAAAG ATATAGTATCTCAGTTTGGAATGGAAACAGTTATCCTTTATacagcactgatgttaaagaAAAGAATTGTAGTATACCATCCTAGAATAGAAGCTATCCAGGAGTTTACCAG GACTCTGCCTGCTTTAGTGTGGCATCGACAAGACTGGTCAATTCTTCATTCATATGTACATCTAAATGAGGATGAAATAGAAGCCTTAAAAGCCTGCACAG GTTACATTGCTGGATTTACAGATTCTGAAGTGAGCAGTAGACAAGACCTCTATGATGTGTATGTGAATTTGGCAGACAGCGAGATCACTATTTCCCCTGGAGTGAAAG AGGCAATGACAATGGGGAAACTTCACAAAGAAATAGGACAACTAATTGTTCAATCTGCAGAAGACCCAGATAAATCGGAAAGCCAAGTCATTaag GATATTTCACTGAAGACTAAAGAAATCTTGACTACTTTAGCATCACTCACAGAAGTTTCTGATGGCAATGAAAAACCAACCCTTAACTCTGAGGCCCTGAAACAAAAACGATTTCCTCCAGCTACAGAAAACTTCCTTGTTCATTTAGCAGCTGCTGAACAAATGcttaaaatctga